Proteins co-encoded in one Anser cygnoides isolate HZ-2024a breed goose unplaced genomic scaffold, Taihu_goose_T2T_genome scaffold_43_1, whole genome shotgun sequence genomic window:
- the LOC136789225 gene encoding LOW QUALITY PROTEIN: basic proline-rich protein-like (The sequence of the model RefSeq protein was modified relative to this genomic sequence to represent the inferred CDS: deleted 1 base in 1 codon), translated as GERGGGGHPRLLRRALLRGSALLASLGLGREPPPPTAPAAPRPRPPACASPPAATRPGGGREDPRDPELSSPGTPELGSPGTPEPGGHGPRVPPAERPGTPEPVRARTPGTLKLSWPGTPKQPRARTPGTPGTPGTPELGRARTPGTPEPGGQGHRSPRDPGANWPGTPELSRARSPGTPEPGGAGTPRTPGTPEPGRTRTPGTPRDPWNPRAGASPDPGTPRTPGPPSWGKPGPPGPPGSPGPPSWGKPGPLGPPGPPGPPSWGLGATQDPGAELAPAPRDPQDPRAEPCPDPRHPRDPRPRGLGAAVVPRGLPETPRAEPRRRHPWVGPASALPPVAPPPGSPAPRARPRPSPLRPRLDPWSCVTSGPRHAPPPAAPRPRDPFDDQ; from the exons ggggagcgggggggcggggggcacccccGGCTGCTGCGGCGGGCGCTGCTGCGCGGCTCGGCCCTGCTggcctccctggggctgggccgcgagccccccccgccgacggcccccgcagccccccgccctcGCCCGCCCGCCTGCGCCTCTCCCCCCGCCGCGACGCGGCCAGGGGGGGGCCGCGAAGACCCCCGGGACCCCGAGCTCAgctcccccgggacccccgagctcggctcccccgggacccccgagcCGGGGGGGCACGGACCCCGGGTCCCCCCAGCTGAGcgccccgggacccccgagcCCGTTCGTGCCCGGACCCCCGGCACCCTGAAGCTCAGCTGGCCCGGGACCCCCAAGCAGCCGCGGGCACggacccctgggacccccgggacccccgggacccctgaGCTGGGGCGAGCccggacccccgggacccccgagcCAGGGGGGCAGGGACACCGCAGCCCCCGGGACCCTGGAGCT AACTGGCCCGGGACCCCCGAGCTGAGCCGGGCCCGGAGCCCTGGGACCCccgagccggggggggcagggacgccccggacccccgggacccctgaGCCAGGGCGCACCCggacccctgggacccccagggacccctgGAACCCCCGAGCTGGGGCAAGCCCggaccccgggacccccaggaccccgggacccccgagcTGGGGCAAGCccggacccccgggacccccaggatccccgggacccccgagcTGGGGCAAGCCCggacccctgggacccccaggacccccgggacccccgagctgggggctcggggccaCCCAGGACCCTGGAGCTGAATTGGCCccagccccccgggacccccaggacccccgagccgagccgtgcccggacccccggcacccccgggacccccgacccagggggctcggggctgccgtCGTCCCCAGGGGGCTTCCGGAGACCCCGCGAGCTGAGCCCAGGCGgcggcacccatgggtggg gcccgcctctgccctgccccccgtcgccccgccccccggaagccccgccccccgcgccaggccccgcccctcgccgCTGCGGCCCCGCCTCGACCCCTGGAGCTGCGTCACTTCCGGCCCCCGCcacgccccgccccccgccgcgccccgcccccgggACCCCTTCGACGACCAATGA
- the MAP3K11 gene encoding LOW QUALITY PROTEIN: mitogen-activated protein kinase kinase kinase 11 (The sequence of the model RefSeq protein was modified relative to this genomic sequence to represent the inferred CDS: inserted 7 bases in 4 codons; deleted 3 bases in 2 codons), which yields MRADSETPLPLPSSPRVRALYREGGGAGKGLGACAQQRGEGGPPGTHRDPQRSCRDPQAPIGPPPRSCRAPIAPPAAPKPLSAPHGVGPGLPLPVPVPPGGSRSPSPSPVPPGASRSPSPGGSRSPSPSPAPVPLPPGGGGPAQAAFGELRLEELIGAGGFGRVFRGTWRGQVVAVKAARGEAGAAGAASLRREARLYARLRHPNVVALRAVCLEXPHLCLVMEFAXGGPLSRALAGRRVPPAVLLDWARQVARGMRYLHGAPVPLIHRDLKSSNVLLAQPLAGDAVRGTTLKISDFGLAREWQRTTRMSAAGTYAWMAPEVIKASTFSKGSDVWSYGVLLWELLTGEVPYRGIDGLAVAYGVAVNKLTLPIPSTCPEPFAQLMAACWEQDPHRRPGFGAILGRLAALEPGGXGAPESFHSLQQDWRREIQGLFDELRAREKELLSREEAVARASRAQRCQAEALRQREAAVARRELEVLERELSLLLRGPRAPPAPRXAQTPFRRPRRPADHIGMPQDFKHRLTVQASPGGTRGATTPRRGRGVAPFPRLRAIQLEPSEEAEPARGKGGPPTAGAVRGRRTPPGTRKPRTPPRGSLPERRRR from the exons ATGCGCGCTGATAGCGAGACgccgctccccctcccctcctcgcCGCGCGTGCGCGCCCTGtacagggagggagggggagcggggAAGGGGCTCGGCGCATGCGCACAGCAGCGGGGGGAGGGG GGCCCCCCTGGcacccatagggacccccagaGGAGCTGTAGGGACCCCCAGGcacccataggacccccccccaggagctgtAGGGCacccatagcccccccagccgccccTAAACCCCTCAGCGCCCCCCATGGAGTGGGACCAggcctccccctccccgtccccgtccccccggggggctcccgctCCCCATCGccgtcccccgtcccccctgGGGCCTCCcgctccccgtccccg gGGGGCTCCCGCTCCCCGTCCCCGAGCCCCGCTCCCGTTCCCCTTCCCCCCGGGGGCGGGGGCCCGGCGCAGGCGGCTTTCGGGGAGCTGCGGCTGGAGGAGCTGATCGGGGCGGGGGGCTTCGGGCGCGTCTTCCGGGGGACGTGGCGGGGGCAGGTGGTGGCCGTGAAGGCGgcgcggggcgaggcgggggcggcgggggcggccaGCCTGCGGCGCGAGGCCCGGCTCTACGCCCGCCTGCGGCACCCCAACGTGGTGGCCCTGCGCGCCGTCTGCCTCGA CCCCCACCTGTGCCTGGTGATGGAGTTCG GCGGGGGGCCCCTCTCGCGGGCGCTGGCGGGGCGCCGCGTCCCCCCCGCCGTGCTGCTGGACTGGGCGCGCCAGGTGGCCCGGGGCATGCGGTACCTGCACGGGGCCCCCGTGCCCCTCATCCACCGCGACCTC AAGTCCAGCAacg tgcTCCTGGCGCAGCCGCTGGCGGGCGACGCCGTGCGCGGCACCACGCTGAAGATCAGCGACTTCGGGCTGGCGCGCGAGTGGCAGCGCACCACCAGGATGAGCGCCGCCGGCACCTACGCCTGGATGGCGCCCGAGGTCATCAAGGCCTCCACCTTCTCCAAGGGCAGCGACGtctggag ctacggggtgctgctgtgggagcTGCTGACGGGCGAGGTGCCGTACCGGGGCATCGACGGGCTGGCGGTGGCCTACGGGGTGGCCGTCAACAAGCTGACGCTGCCCATCCCCTCCACCTGCCCCGAGCCCTTCGCGCAGCTCATGGCGg cgTGCTGGGAGCAGGACCCCCACCGGCGGCCGGGCTTCGGGGCCATCCTGGGGCGCCTGGCGGCGCTGGAgccgggggg tggggcccCCGAGTCCTTCCACTCCCTGCAGCAGGACTGGCGCCGCGAGATCCAGGGGCTCTTCGACGAGCTGCGGGCGCGGGAGAAG gagctgctgagccgggaggaggcggtggcgcgGGCGTCGCGGGCGCAGCGGTGCCAGGCGGAGGCACTGCGGCAGCGCGAGGCGGCGGTGGCACGCCGCgagctggaggtgctggagcgggagctcagcctgctgctgcgcggcccccgcgcccccccggccccaag GGCGCAGACCCCCTTCCGGAGGCCCCGGCGGCCCGCCGACCACATCGGCATGCCAcagg ACTTCAAGCACCGTCTGACCGTCCAGGCCTCGCCGGGGGGGACCCGCGGGGCCACGACCCcgaggaggggccggggggtcgCCCCCTTCCCCCGCCTGCGCGCCATCCAGC TGGAGCCGTCGGAGGAGGCGGAGCCAGCGCGGGGCAAGGGCGGCCCCCCGACGGCAG gcgccgTCCGCGGCCGGAGGACCCCACCTGGTACCCGGAAGCCGAGGACCCCGCCCCGGGGGAGCCTCCCCGAACG GCGACGCCGCTGA